In the genome of Quercus robur chromosome 3, dhQueRobu3.1, whole genome shotgun sequence, one region contains:
- the LOC126718625 gene encoding DExH-box ATP-dependent RNA helicase DExH15 chloroplastic, with product MNTLSSLSLSHYSSLSILTSSTLYKTTLFPQTSISSQTLGFCFPKSLRTPNSPRFKASYDSPGSLYPIGAQLSDDEEEEEEEEEEDEDDDDDDVAADEYDVVSGEVSDGVEVEVELSDDEIGGASIAVETEVLTRHEEFKWQRVERLCNEVKLFGEDIIDVDELASIHDFRIDKFQRLAVQAFLRGSSVVVSAPTSSGKTLIAEAAAVATVARGRRIFYTTPLKALSNQKFREFRETFGDSNVGLLTGDSAVNKDAQVLIMTTEILRNMLYQSVGIISSDSGLFHVDVIVLDEVHYLSDISRGTVWEEIVIYCPKEVQLICLSATVANPDELAGWIGQIHGKTELVTSSKRPVPLTWHFSMKTSLLPLLDEKGTRMNRKLSLNYLQLNASGVKSYKDDGSRRRNSKKRGSDMSYDSSDITSGQPPLSKNDINNIRRSQVPQVIDTLFQLKARDMLPAIWFIFSRKGCDAAVQYVEDCKLLDECEMSEVELALKRFRIKYPDAVRETAVKGLLQGVAAHHAGCLPLWKSFIEELFQRGLVKVVFATETLAAGINMPARTAVISSLSKRSDSGRIQLRPNELLQMAGRAGRRGTDERGHVVLIQTPNEGAEECCKLLFSGIEPLVSQFTASYGMVLNLLAGAKIIGRSNESDGMKAIQEGRTLEEARKLVEQSFGNYVGSNVMLAAKEELTRIEKEIAMLTLEVSDDAIDRKSRKLLSEAAYKEIADLQEELRAEKRLRTELRKSMELQRISALKPLLKEFENGNLPFLCLQYKDSEGVEHSLPAVYLGKVDSLDGSKLKNMVSADDSFALNVVKTDSNVNDCQVNLDVEPSYYVALGSDNTWYVFTEKWIKTIYRTGFPNVALAQGDALPREIMRMLLDKEEMKWEKLTGSELGCLWRMEGSLETWSWSLNVPVLSSLSESDELLQMSEPYYDAVERYKEQRNKVARLKKKIARSKGFKEYKKIIDMTKFTEEKIKRLKTRSKRLTNRIEQIEPSGWKEFVQISNVIHETRTLDINTHVIFPLGETAAAIRGENELWLAMVLRNKILLNLKPAQLAAVCASLVSEGIKVRPWKNNSYIYEPSTTVINVINFLDEQRNSLLQLQEKHGVNISCCLDSQFSGMVEAWASGLTWREMMMDCAMDEGDLARLLRRTIDILAQIPKLPDIDTLLQSNARAASNVMDRPPISELAG from the exons ATGAACACTCTCTCCagtctctcactctcacactaTTCCTCACTTTCCATTCTCACCTCCTCAACTCTCTACAAAACCACTCTCTTTCCCCAAACCTCCATTTCTTCGCAaaccttagggttttgttttcCCAAATCACTTCGCACACCAAATTCACCTCGATTCAAAGCCTCATACGACTCTCCGGGTTCACTCTACCCCATAGGAGCTCAACTCTCTGACgatgaggaagaggaggaggaggaagaagaagaagacgaagacgaCGATGATGACGACGTGGCTGCCGATGAATACGACGTCGTTTCCGGCGAAGTATCGGACGGAGTTGAAGTCGAAGTCGAGCTGAGCGACGACGAAATCGGCGGAGCTTCGATCGCCGTAGAAACGGAGGTGCTTACTCGGCACGAGGAATTCAAGTGGCAGAGAGTGGAAAGGCTTTGCAACGAAGTGAAATTGTTCGGCGAAGATATAATCGACGTTGATGAGCTCGCTTCGATTCACGATTTTCGCATCGATAAATTCCAG cGATTGGCAGTACAAGCATTCTTGAGAGGCTCATCGGTGGTGGTTTCTGCGCCGACGAGTAGCGGAAAGACTTTGATTGCCGAGGCGGCTGCGGTGGCGACGGTCGCGAGGGGAAGGAGAATCTTCTACACTACTCCGCTCAAGGCATTATCCAATCAAAAGTTTCGCGAATTTCG TGAGACTTTTGGAGATAGCAATGTCGGCCTTCTTACGGGGGATTCTGCGGTGAATAAAGATGCTCAGGTGTTGATTATGACCACGGAGATTTTGCGCAATATGTTGTATCAGAG TGTTGGAATAATTTCTTCTGATAGTGGACTTTTCCATGTTGATGTGATTGTTTTGGATGAAGTTCATTATCTGAGTGACATATCTCGGGGTACGGTGTGGGAAGAGATA GTTATATATTGCCCAAAAGAAGTTCAACTTATATGCTTGTCAGCAACAGTTGCAAATCCAGACGAGCTTGCTGGTTGGATTGGTCAG ATTCACGGCAAAACAGAGTTGGTAACATCATCAAAGCGTCCAGTTCCATTGACTTGGCATTTCTCTATGAAGACCTCTTTGTTACCTCTTCTGGATGAGAAAGGAACTCGAATGAATag GAAGCTGTCACTCAATTATCTACAACTTAATGCGTCAGGAGTTAAATCTTACAAGGATGATGGGTCTAgaagaagaaattcaaaaaagcgTGGAAGTGATATGAGCTATGACAGTTCTGATATCACATCTGGACAGCCTCCTCTTTCAAAGAATGACATAAATAATATTAGGCGTTCACAA GTTCCTCAAGTTATTGACACATTATTTCAGCTTAAGGCAAGGGACATGCTGCCAGcaatttggtttatttttagCAGGAAAGGATGTGATGCAGCTGTTCAGTATGTTGAAGATTGCAAGCTCTTAGATGAGTGTGAGATGAGTGAGGTTGAACTAGCCTTGAAGAGGTTCCGCATTAAGTATCCTGATGCTGTCAGGGAGACTGCTGTAAAAGGACTGCTGCAAGGGGTTGCTGCACATCATGCCGGCTGTCTACCATTGTGGAAATCATTCATAGAAGAACTGTTTCAGCGAGGACTTGTGAAGGTTGTCTTTGCTACAGAAACGCTTGCTGCTGGAATCAATATGCCTGCTAGGACAGCTGTTATTTCATCCCTCAGCAAGAGAAGTGATAGTGGGCGAATCCAATTACGCCCAAATGAACTACTTCAAATGGCAGGGCGTGCTGGACGTAGAGGCACTGATGAAAGGGGTCATGTAGTGCTTATTCAGACTCCTAATGAAGGTGCTGAAGAGTGCTGCAAGCTTCTATTTTCTGGAATCGAACCTCTTGTTTCGCAGTTTACTGCTTCGTATGGTATGGTGCTGAATCTTCTGGCAGGTGCAAAAATTATTGGCAGATCAAATGAATCAGATGGCATGAAAGCAATACAAGAAGGACGTACTTTGGAAGAAGCTAGGAAGTTAGTTGAGCAAAGTTTTGGAAACTATGTTGGCAGCAATGTTATGCTTGCTGCAAAAGAGGAGCTTACTAgaatagagaaagagatagCGATGCTGACTTTAGAAGTTAGTGATGACGCCATAGATAGAAAAAGCAGGAAGCTTTTATCAGAGGCAGCGTATAAGGAGATTGCAGATCTACAGGAAGAATTGAGGGCAGAAAAACGTCTTCGGACAGAACTGCGAAAAAGTATGGAATTGCAGAGAATTTCTGCTCTGAAACCTCTTCTAAAGGAGTTTGAAAATGGAAACCTACCTTTTTTGTGCCTGCAATATAAAGATTCCGAAGGAGTTGAGCACTCTCTCCCTGCTGTTTATTTGGGGAAGGTTGACTCGCTTGATGGTTCAAAACTTAAGAACATGGTTTCTGCTGATGATTCTTTTGCACTAAACGTTGTTAAAACAGATTCAAATGTTAATGATTGTCAAGTGAACCTAGATGTTGAACCATCGTATTATGTGGCCCTTGGTTCAGATAACACATGGTATGTATTTACAGAAAAATGGATTAAAACAATTTACAGGACAGGCTTTCCTAACGTTGCCCTAGCTCAAGGGGATGCTTTGCCTCGGGAAATTATGAGGATGCTTCTCGATAAGGAGGAAATGAAGTGGGAGAAGCTTACTGGTTCTGAACTTGGCTGTTTATGGCGGATGGAGGGATCTCTAGAGACATGGTCTTGGAGTTTAAATGTGCCAGTTTTGAGTAGTCTTTCTGAAAGTGATGAGCTGTTACAAATGTCAGAACCGTACTATGATGCTGTAGAACGTTATAAGGAACAAAGAAATAAAGTTGCACgtttgaagaaaaagatagcACGTTCAAAAGGCTTTAAAGAATATAAGAAAATCATAGACATGACCAAGTTTACTGAGGAAAAGATTAAACGCTTGAAGACTAGATCAAAACGTTTGACTAATCGAATAGAGCAGATTGAACCATCTGGTTGGAAGGAGTTTGTGCAGATCAGCAATGTAATACATGAAACAAGGACGCTGGATATCAATACACACGTAATATTTCCTCTTGGTGAAACTGCAGCTGCAATTCGAGGAGAAAATGAACTTTGGCTAGCAATGGTTCTCCGAAATAAAATCCTGCTAAACCTAAAGCCTGCACAACTTGCCGCTGTTTGTGCAAGTTTGGTTTCTGAAGGTATTAAAGTTCGTCCTTGGAAAAATAACAGCTATATATATGAACCTTCCACAACTGTAATCAATGTAATCAACTTCTTGGATGAGCAAAGAAACTCCCTTTTGCAACTTCAAGAAAAACATGGGGTAAATATTTCATGCTGTCTGGATAGCCAATTTTCAGGTATGGTTGAAGCCTGGGCATCTGGGCTGACTTGGAGGGAAATGATGATGGATTGTGCAATGGATGAAGGAGATCTAGCACGCCTCTTACGACGGACTATTGATATATTAGCTCAGATTCCTAAATTGCCTGATATCGATACACTGCTGCAAAGCAATGCAAGGGCAGCATCCAATGTCATGGATCGTCCACCAATCAGTGAGCTGGCTGGATAA